One Nostocoides sp. HKS02 genomic window carries:
- a CDS encoding metalloregulator ArsR/SmtB family transcription factor produces MSPPTLLATLTTDSAGVVCCGSLAADAAMSREQAEATAQLLKAVADPVRLQLLSLIRTSKDHEACVCDLTPAVGLSQPTVSHHLKVLTEAGLLTRERRGTWAWFRLVPGRLDDLAAIFR; encoded by the coding sequence ATGTCCCCGCCCACGCTGCTGGCGACCCTCACCACCGACTCCGCAGGCGTCGTCTGCTGCGGGTCGCTGGCCGCGGACGCCGCCATGAGCCGCGAGCAGGCGGAGGCTACTGCGCAGCTGCTCAAGGCCGTGGCCGACCCGGTGCGGCTCCAGCTGCTCTCGCTCATCCGCACCTCCAAGGACCACGAAGCCTGCGTCTGCGACCTCACTCCAGCGGTCGGCCTGTCCCAGCCCACGGTCAGCCATCACCTCAAGGTGCTCACCGAGGCAGGTCTGCTCACCCGCGAGCGCCGGGGCACCTGGGCGTGGTTCCGGCTGGTGCCGGGGCGGCTCGACGACCTCGCCGCCATCTTCCGCTGA
- a CDS encoding ArsI/CadI family heavy metal resistance metalloenzyme, whose protein sequence is MSRIQLALNVADLDTSVAFYSTLFGTQPHKRRPGYANFAVAEPPLKLVLIEVPADARGEGTAQALNHLGIEVDSTAEVEAGAARLRDAGLATFDERDTTCCYALQDKVWVHDPAGAPWEVYTVTDDNPVVEREGAACC, encoded by the coding sequence ATGTCACGCATCCAGCTGGCGCTCAACGTGGCCGACCTCGACACGTCGGTGGCGTTCTACTCGACGTTGTTCGGCACCCAGCCCCACAAGCGCCGCCCGGGGTACGCCAACTTCGCCGTGGCCGAGCCCCCGCTCAAACTGGTCCTCATCGAGGTGCCTGCGGATGCCCGCGGCGAGGGGACCGCCCAAGCCCTCAACCACCTCGGCATCGAGGTCGACAGCACGGCCGAGGTCGAGGCCGGCGCGGCGCGGCTGCGTGACGCTGGCCTGGCGACCTTCGACGAGCGCGACACCACCTGCTGCTACGCGCTGCAGGACAAGGTGTGGGTGCACGACCCTGCCGGGGCGCCGTGGGAGGTCTACACCGTCACGGACGACAACCCTGTGGTCGAGCGCGAGGGGGCCGCGTGTTGCTGA
- a CDS encoding MIP/aquaporin family protein, which translates to MLLKATPSARIGAEFLGTAGLVAAVVGSGVMAQRLTGDVAVQLLVNAVATVAVLGVLISSLGPVSGAHFNPAVTLAQAVRREHPWSDVAPYLAAQLAGGVAGTALANLMFGLPALYWSRHDRSGVGLWLGEAVATAGLVLAIALVREGGDRASLVIPAWILGAYFFTSSTSFANPAVTVARTLSDTFAGIAPASAPAFVLAQLVGAGAAVLVAAALVPRPAPQPDPHPDRIAS; encoded by the coding sequence GTGTTGCTGAAGGCCACCCCCTCAGCCCGGATCGGTGCGGAGTTCCTCGGCACCGCCGGGCTGGTCGCTGCCGTCGTCGGCTCCGGCGTGATGGCCCAGCGCCTCACCGGTGACGTGGCCGTGCAGCTGCTCGTCAACGCGGTGGCCACCGTAGCCGTGCTGGGTGTGCTCATCTCCTCGCTGGGCCCGGTGAGTGGAGCCCACTTCAACCCGGCGGTGACCCTGGCCCAGGCCGTGCGCCGTGAGCACCCCTGGAGCGACGTCGCGCCCTACCTCGCCGCCCAGCTCGCCGGGGGTGTGGCGGGCACCGCCCTGGCCAACCTCATGTTCGGTCTGCCGGCTCTGTACTGGTCACGCCATGACCGCAGCGGAGTGGGGCTCTGGCTGGGCGAGGCGGTGGCCACCGCCGGCCTGGTCCTTGCGATCGCGCTCGTGCGCGAGGGTGGCGACCGTGCCTCGCTAGTCATTCCCGCCTGGATCCTCGGGGCCTACTTCTTCACCTCGTCGACGTCCTTCGCCAACCCGGCCGTGACCGTGGCCCGCACGCTCAGCGACACCTTTGCGGGCATCGCGCCCGCCTCCGCGCCCGCGTTCGTGCTCGCCCAGCTCGTCGGCGCAGGCGCGGCTGTCCTCGTCGCCGCGGCCCTCGTCCCACGACCAGCCCCCCAACCGGACCCCCACCCAGACAGGATTGCGTCATGA
- a CDS encoding arsenate reductase ArsC — protein sequence MTDRPSVLFVCVHNAGRSQMAAAYLSQLSGGAVEVRSAGSAPADQVNPSAVQAMAEEGIDIAAEVPKVLTAEAVQESHVVVTMGCGDTCPYFPGKRYEDWVLDDPAGQGLAAVRPIRDEIRRRVETLLRELGVGPIEGGVEPADRADR from the coding sequence ATGACCGATCGCCCGAGTGTCCTGTTCGTCTGCGTCCACAACGCGGGGCGCTCCCAGATGGCCGCGGCCTACCTCTCGCAGCTCTCCGGCGGCGCGGTCGAGGTGAGGTCGGCGGGCAGTGCGCCCGCAGACCAGGTCAACCCGTCGGCAGTCCAAGCGATGGCCGAGGAGGGCATCGACATCGCCGCCGAGGTGCCCAAGGTCCTCACCGCCGAGGCCGTCCAGGAGTCCCATGTCGTCGTGACGATGGGGTGCGGCGACACCTGCCCGTACTTCCCGGGCAAGCGCTACGAGGACTGGGTGCTGGACGACCCGGCAGGCCAGGGTCTCGCGGCGGTCCGCCCGATCCGCGACGAGATCCGCAGGCGGGTCGAGACGCTCCTGCGCGAGCTCGGCGTGGGGCCGATCGAGGGCGGCGTCGAGCCGGCCGACCGCGCCGACCGCTAG
- a CDS encoding HAD family hydrolase codes for MGTLGERAEEREVRSWIGRPLQPVLEERYPGRGAHLTDVYRAWNLANHDDLILEVEGMPALLDAVHAGGARTGVVSSKKAETVRLGLRAVQLDTRIDVIAGQEHTDRHKPDPAPLLYAAQQLGVAPRDCVYIGDAVVDVQAARAAGMGAVAVTWGAGETASLEAAEPDALVGDVAELRAILLPGERP; via the coding sequence ATCGGCACCCTCGGTGAGCGGGCCGAGGAGCGTGAGGTGCGGTCGTGGATCGGCCGCCCGCTGCAGCCCGTGCTCGAGGAGCGTTACCCGGGGCGCGGAGCCCATCTGACGGACGTCTACCGCGCCTGGAACCTCGCCAACCACGACGACCTCATCCTCGAGGTCGAGGGCATGCCCGCCCTGCTCGACGCGGTGCATGCCGGTGGGGCGCGCACCGGCGTCGTGTCGTCCAAGAAGGCCGAGACCGTCCGCCTCGGGCTGCGCGCCGTCCAGCTCGACACCCGCATCGACGTCATCGCCGGGCAGGAGCACACCGACCGCCACAAGCCCGACCCTGCCCCATTGCTCTACGCCGCGCAGCAGCTCGGCGTCGCGCCCCGCGACTGCGTCTACATCGGCGACGCGGTGGTCGACGTCCAGGCCGCTCGCGCCGCGGGCATGGGAGCGGTCGCCGTGACCTGGGGCGCTGGCGAGACCGCGTCGCTGGAGGCTGCCGAGCCGGATGCGCTGGTCGGCGACGTCGCCGAGCTGCGCGCCATCCTGCTCCCCGGCGAGCGGCCCTAG
- a CDS encoding pyridoxal-dependent decarboxylase: protein MHGYSDQTLEALGDAILAYSADRLKLDPVPLDGPRTLGELDAAAGATITTDGIGGLAALKLFEEDLAPACISTDHPRYLSFIPCAPTEAAAMFDLVVGASSIYGGSWLEGAGAVYAENQALRWIADLAGMPPEAGGVFVPGGTIGNLSALVAARHTARMRAAREDRTGPGARPFRVAATHGAHSSIQSACDVMDAELVGVEVDSKSRLTGENLREVLVAHGPETFFAVVATSGTTNFGIIDDLASVAEVCREFGIWFHVDGAYGGAGLAAPSVRDRYAGIEHCDSFIVDPHKWLFAPFDCCALLYREPALARAAHTQHASYLDVLNDAPDWNPTDYSVGLTRRARGLPFWFSLATHGTKAYTEAVERTLEVTRFAAAEIARRDYLEVVREPDLSVVVFRRLGWSAGQYQEWSDRLLADQFAFVVPTSHAGETLTRFAIVNPRTSEDDISAILDTMA from the coding sequence GTGCACGGCTACAGCGACCAGACCCTCGAAGCCCTCGGGGACGCGATCCTCGCCTACTCCGCCGACCGGCTGAAGCTCGATCCGGTCCCGCTCGACGGACCTCGCACCCTCGGCGAGCTCGATGCCGCGGCCGGCGCGACCATCACCACCGACGGCATCGGTGGCCTTGCCGCCCTCAAGCTGTTCGAGGAGGACCTCGCACCGGCGTGCATCTCCACCGACCACCCGCGGTACCTCTCGTTCATCCCGTGCGCCCCCACCGAGGCCGCCGCCATGTTCGACCTGGTCGTGGGCGCGTCCTCCATCTACGGCGGTTCCTGGCTCGAGGGCGCGGGAGCGGTGTATGCCGAGAACCAGGCCCTGCGCTGGATCGCCGACCTCGCCGGTATGCCGCCCGAGGCCGGGGGCGTGTTCGTGCCGGGCGGCACGATCGGCAACCTGTCCGCGCTCGTCGCCGCGCGGCATACGGCTCGGATGCGGGCAGCCCGGGAGGACCGAACAGGCCCGGGCGCGCGTCCCTTCCGCGTCGCGGCCACGCACGGCGCGCACTCCTCGATCCAGTCTGCGTGCGACGTCATGGACGCCGAGCTCGTCGGCGTCGAGGTCGACTCGAAGTCGCGGTTGACGGGCGAGAACCTCCGCGAGGTCCTCGTCGCGCACGGCCCGGAGACGTTCTTCGCCGTGGTCGCGACGAGCGGCACGACCAACTTCGGCATCATCGACGACCTGGCCTCCGTGGCGGAGGTGTGTCGCGAGTTCGGGATCTGGTTCCACGTCGACGGCGCCTATGGCGGGGCGGGTCTGGCTGCGCCCTCGGTGCGCGACCGGTATGCCGGCATCGAGCACTGCGACTCGTTCATCGTCGACCCCCACAAGTGGCTCTTCGCGCCGTTCGACTGCTGCGCGCTGCTCTACCGCGAGCCGGCCCTCGCTCGGGCCGCCCACACCCAGCACGCGTCCTACCTCGACGTGCTCAACGACGCCCCCGACTGGAACCCCACGGACTACTCGGTGGGCCTGACCCGCCGGGCGCGCGGGTTGCCGTTCTGGTTCTCCCTGGCCACGCACGGCACGAAGGCCTACACCGAGGCCGTCGAGCGGACCCTCGAGGTGACCCGGTTCGCCGCCGCCGAGATCGCTCGACGCGACTACCTCGAGGTCGTCCGTGAGCCTGACCTGTCGGTCGTGGTGTTCCGGCGGCTCGGCTGGAGCGCCGGGCAGTACCAGGAGTGGTCGGACCGGCTGCTCGCCGACCAGTTCGCGTTCGTCGTGCCGACCTCCCACGCGGGAGAGACGTTGACCCGGTTCGCCATCGTCAACCCCCGCACCTCGGAGGACGACATCAGCGCGATCCTGGACACGATGGCGTGA
- a CDS encoding DUF3263 domain-containing protein produces MNVAHEQEHVGAATGSLSERDREIIAFERQWWKYAGAKEQAIRELFDMSATRYYQVLNGLIDSPVALEADPMLIKRLRRLRASRQRARSARRLGIQL; encoded by the coding sequence GTGAACGTCGCACACGAGCAGGAGCACGTCGGCGCCGCCACGGGGTCGCTCAGCGAGCGCGACCGCGAGATCATCGCCTTCGAGCGCCAGTGGTGGAAGTACGCCGGCGCCAAGGAGCAGGCGATCCGCGAGCTGTTCGACATGAGTGCGACCCGGTACTACCAGGTCCTCAACGGCCTCATCGACTCGCCCGTCGCCCTCGAGGCCGACCCCATGCTGATCAAGCGACTGCGCCGCCTGCGCGCGTCCCGCCAGCGCGCCCGCAGCGCCCGGCGCCTGGGCATCCAGCTCTGA
- a CDS encoding GNAT family N-acetyltransferase yields MADARIRMAGPDDALIVAALTLQCARDRGGSGEPGFLDRFAGAWAAQHHAHPVWIAEAGDQHAGHLQAAVIDTLPWPGRPAGAGTLVVETFYLRPEHRGHGIGEQLVSAAIEWARSSGLSGVSMSAGLRTRPMLERVGFTPADAAMELRWS; encoded by the coding sequence GTGGCTGACGCACGGATCAGGATGGCGGGGCCCGACGATGCCCTGATCGTCGCTGCCCTCACCCTGCAGTGCGCCCGCGACCGGGGCGGCAGCGGGGAGCCGGGTTTCCTCGACCGGTTCGCCGGGGCGTGGGCCGCGCAGCACCACGCCCACCCGGTCTGGATCGCCGAGGCTGGAGACCAGCACGCCGGACACCTCCAGGCGGCCGTCATCGACACACTGCCCTGGCCGGGGCGCCCCGCGGGCGCCGGCACGCTCGTGGTCGAGACGTTCTACCTGCGACCCGAGCACCGGGGCCACGGCATCGGTGAACAGCTCGTGAGCGCGGCGATCGAGTGGGCGCGCAGCTCGGGCCTCAGTGGTGTCTCCATGTCCGCGGGCCTGCGGACTCGGCCGATGCTCGAGCGCGTCGGCTTCACGCCTGCGGACGCTGCCATGGAGCTGCGCTGGTCATGA
- a CDS encoding VOC family protein — MSSDLRIGSIVLNVSDVARAMAFWMPALDYEPRYEPEPDWAILQPRGEVGPNLSLNLGETRPAPAPHLHLDLYARDQAREVDRLVGLGARRVDDWPYPAEAHDFVVLEDPDGNRFCVIDASGA; from the coding sequence ATGAGCAGCGACCTGCGGATCGGATCGATCGTGCTGAACGTCAGCGACGTGGCCCGGGCGATGGCGTTCTGGATGCCCGCGTTGGACTACGAGCCGCGCTACGAGCCGGAGCCGGACTGGGCGATCCTGCAGCCCCGTGGCGAGGTCGGGCCCAACCTGTCCCTCAACCTCGGCGAGACGCGCCCGGCGCCCGCGCCGCACCTCCACCTGGATCTCTATGCCCGTGACCAGGCGCGCGAGGTCGACCGGCTCGTTGGTCTGGGTGCCCGCCGCGTCGACGACTGGCCCTACCCCGCGGAGGCGCACGACTTCGTCGTCCTGGAGGACCCGGACGGCAACCGGTTCTGCGTCATCGATGCCAGTGGTGCCTGA
- a CDS encoding P1 family peptidase — MRPGPHNSLTDVPGLLVGHATRREPGWLTGTTVVVAPPEGAVGGVDVRGGAPGTRETDLLDPRNLVDRVNAVVLTGGSAFGLAAADGVMQALYAAGLGWPVGEPGQVVPIVPAAVVFDLGRGGDFGHVPTAADGRAAFDAAGDGPVEQGCVGAGTGARAGGFKGGIGSASVVLEDGTTVAALVVVNAFGDACDVRTGELLARRHGLAGEFDQVGVPSPPEAEAARERALAAYAEDPVRPGMATVIGVIATDAPLTKAQCQKVSGLGHDGLARAIAPVHTLLDGDTLFTLAVGDGSPLDLPALHAVMVAASECVTRAVGHAMLSAESVDIGEVQLRSYRDAFPSAFDPAAPPT; from the coding sequence ATGCGGCCCGGGCCGCACAACTCGCTCACCGACGTACCCGGTCTGCTCGTCGGGCACGCCACTCGGCGCGAGCCCGGCTGGCTGACGGGGACGACTGTGGTCGTGGCCCCACCTGAGGGTGCGGTGGGCGGGGTGGACGTCCGCGGAGGCGCTCCCGGCACGCGTGAGACCGACCTGCTCGACCCGCGTAACCTCGTCGACCGGGTCAACGCCGTGGTGCTCACGGGCGGCAGCGCGTTCGGGCTGGCCGCAGCGGACGGGGTGATGCAGGCCCTGTATGCCGCCGGGCTGGGGTGGCCGGTCGGCGAACCCGGGCAGGTGGTCCCAATCGTGCCCGCCGCCGTGGTGTTCGACCTTGGCCGCGGTGGCGACTTCGGCCACGTGCCGACCGCTGCCGACGGCCGTGCAGCCTTCGATGCAGCCGGCGACGGTCCCGTGGAGCAGGGCTGTGTCGGCGCGGGCACCGGCGCGAGAGCCGGGGGTTTCAAAGGCGGGATCGGCTCGGCCAGCGTCGTCCTCGAGGACGGCACCACGGTCGCGGCACTCGTGGTGGTGAACGCCTTCGGCGATGCCTGCGACGTGCGGACCGGTGAGCTGCTCGCCCGGCGCCACGGCCTCGCCGGTGAGTTCGACCAGGTGGGGGTCCCGAGCCCGCCCGAGGCCGAGGCGGCACGCGAACGCGCGCTCGCGGCATACGCCGAGGACCCCGTGCGACCCGGAATGGCGACGGTCATCGGGGTCATCGCCACCGACGCCCCCCTCACCAAGGCGCAGTGCCAGAAGGTGAGTGGGCTGGGCCATGACGGTCTGGCGCGAGCCATCGCACCCGTGCACACCCTGCTGGACGGCGACACGCTCTTCACCCTCGCGGTGGGCGATGGCTCGCCCCTCGACCTGCCGGCCCTGCATGCGGTGATGGTGGCGGCGAGTGAGTGCGTCACCCGCGCCGTCGGGCACGCCATGCTGTCCGCCGAGTCGGTGGACATCGGGGAAGTGCAGCTGCGGTCGTACCGCGACGCCTTTCCGTCGGCATTCGACCCGGCGGCTCCGCCGACCTGA
- the groL gene encoding chaperonin GroEL (60 kDa chaperone family; promotes refolding of misfolded polypeptides especially under stressful conditions; forms two stacked rings of heptamers to form a barrel-shaped 14mer; ends can be capped by GroES; misfolded proteins enter the barrel where they are refolded when GroES binds) — MAKIIAFDEEARRGLERGMNILADAVRVTLGPKGRNVVLEKKWGAPTITNDGVSIAKEIELDDPYEKIGAELVKEVAKKTDDVAGDGTTTATVLAQALVKEGLRNVAAGANPMALKRGIEKAVEAVSAQLLEMAKDVETKEQIASTASISAADPQIGEMIAEAMDKVGKEGVITVEESNTFGLELELTEGMRFDKGYISHYFVTDTERMEAVLEDPYVLVVNSKISGIKDLLPLLEKVMQSGKPLLIIAEDVDGEALSTLVVNKIRGTFKSVAVKAPGFGDRRKAMLADIAILTGGQVISEEVGLKLDTAELDLLGRARKVVVTKDETTIVEGAGDADQIQGRVNQIRAEIDKSDSDYDREKLQERLAKLAGGVAVIKAGAATEVELKERKHRIEDAVRNAKAAIEEGIVAGGGVALLQATKAAFEKLELDGDEATGANIVRVAASAPLKQIAINAGLEGGVVAEKVSTLDAGWGLNAATGEYVDLIAAGIIDPAKVTRSALQNAASIAALFLTTEAVIADKPEKAAPMAPGGDEMGGMGF, encoded by the coding sequence ATGGCCAAGATCATCGCATTCGATGAAGAGGCGCGCCGCGGCCTCGAGCGGGGTATGAACATCCTCGCCGACGCCGTCCGCGTCACCCTCGGTCCGAAGGGCCGCAACGTCGTGCTCGAGAAGAAGTGGGGTGCACCCACGATCACCAACGATGGTGTGTCCATCGCCAAGGAGATCGAGCTCGACGACCCGTACGAGAAGATCGGCGCCGAGCTGGTCAAGGAAGTTGCCAAGAAGACGGACGACGTCGCTGGCGACGGCACGACCACGGCCACCGTTCTCGCCCAGGCCCTCGTCAAGGAGGGTCTGCGCAACGTCGCCGCAGGCGCCAACCCGATGGCCCTCAAGCGGGGCATCGAGAAGGCCGTCGAGGCCGTCTCGGCGCAGCTGCTCGAGATGGCCAAGGATGTCGAGACCAAGGAGCAGATCGCTTCGACCGCCTCGATCTCCGCTGCTGACCCCCAGATCGGCGAGATGATCGCCGAGGCCATGGACAAGGTCGGCAAGGAAGGCGTCATCACCGTCGAGGAGAGCAACACCTTCGGCCTCGAGCTCGAGCTCACCGAGGGCATGCGCTTCGACAAGGGCTACATCAGCCACTACTTCGTGACTGACACCGAGCGCATGGAGGCCGTGCTCGAGGACCCCTACGTCCTCGTCGTGAACTCCAAGATCTCCGGAATCAAGGACCTGCTGCCGCTCCTGGAGAAGGTCATGCAGTCCGGCAAGCCGTTGCTGATCATCGCTGAGGATGTCGACGGCGAGGCCCTGTCGACCCTGGTGGTCAACAAGATCCGTGGCACCTTCAAGTCGGTCGCCGTCAAGGCTCCCGGCTTCGGTGACCGTCGCAAGGCCATGCTGGCCGACATCGCCATCCTCACCGGTGGCCAGGTCATCTCCGAGGAGGTCGGCCTCAAGCTCGACACCGCGGAGCTCGACCTGCTCGGCCGCGCCCGCAAGGTCGTCGTCACCAAGGACGAGACGACCATCGTCGAGGGTGCCGGCGACGCCGACCAGATCCAGGGTCGCGTCAACCAGATCCGCGCCGAGATCGACAAGTCGGACAGTGACTACGACCGCGAGAAGCTGCAGGAGCGCCTGGCCAAGCTGGCCGGCGGCGTTGCAGTCATCAAGGCCGGTGCCGCGACCGAGGTCGAGCTCAAGGAGCGCAAGCACCGCATCGAGGATGCCGTGCGCAACGCCAAGGCTGCCATCGAGGAGGGCATCGTCGCCGGTGGTGGCGTCGCCCTGCTGCAGGCCACCAAGGCCGCGTTCGAGAAGCTCGAGCTCGATGGTGACGAGGCCACCGGTGCGAACATCGTTCGCGTCGCCGCCTCGGCTCCGCTCAAGCAGATCGCGATCAACGCCGGCCTCGAGGGTGGCGTCGTGGCGGAGAAGGTCAGCACGCTCGATGCAGGTTGGGGCCTCAACGCCGCGACCGGCGAGTACGTCGACCTCATCGCTGCGGGCATCATCGACCCGGCGAAGGTGACGCGTTCCGCGCTGCAGAACGCCGCGTCGATCGCCGCGCTGTTCCTCACCACCGAGGCCGTCATCGCCGACAAGCCCGAGAAGGCTGCTCCGATGGCTCCCGGTGGCGACGAGATGGGTGGCATGGGTTTCTGA
- a CDS encoding alkaline phosphatase D family protein, whose amino-acid sequence MAGHDAHGSLVLGPLLRYVDETSATIWVQAAHAATVRVRAFGRSWESRTFTVHGHHYALVVLDGLEPGTTSDYAVEIDDATVWPEPEPQFDGLPPSRIRTLRSEEPTRMAFGSCRTSVSHDAAGIESHGVDALRAYAYHLSRPETGAPEWPHLVAFLGDQVYADETSEEMRAYIASRRSLDEPPYAELKDFREYAHLYRLAWSDPLNRWLLSTLPSVMIFDDHDIRDDWNTSIDWLHEIRATPWWHERIVGGLASYWVYQHAGNLSPQDLAEDEVWQHLQSRLAAEPEREPDLTEYLDTFAARADAHPDSYRWSYARDLGESRLVVIDSRASRVLTPDRRSMLDDAELAWLDDHLRGGFDHLLVATSLPFLIAPGIHDLEAIDEAMAEGAWGRAVGSLGERMRRALDLEHWAAFQDGFLQVLDLVVEVATGTRGPAPGTITFLSGDVHNSYVTSLDPGSLPGGSSRVLQAVCSPIRNPLPRTARVAQAVSARWLARPLRSLARRSTKVPVPAYPWSVVEGPWFENTLATVEIRGRGLVIRWDAGQVRGEQYDAPTLEQVARVVVS is encoded by the coding sequence GTGGCAGGTCACGACGCGCACGGCTCCCTGGTCCTCGGACCGTTGCTCCGCTATGTCGACGAGACGTCGGCGACCATCTGGGTTCAGGCGGCCCATGCCGCCACCGTGCGCGTGCGCGCGTTCGGCCGGTCCTGGGAGTCGCGGACCTTCACCGTGCACGGCCACCACTACGCCCTGGTCGTCCTCGACGGCCTCGAGCCCGGGACCACGAGCGACTACGCGGTCGAGATCGACGACGCCACGGTCTGGCCCGAGCCTGAGCCGCAGTTCGACGGCCTGCCGCCGAGCCGGATCCGCACGCTGCGCTCCGAGGAGCCGACCCGGATGGCGTTCGGGTCGTGCCGCACGAGTGTGTCCCACGACGCCGCGGGGATCGAGAGCCACGGGGTCGACGCCCTGCGCGCCTACGCCTACCACCTGAGCCGACCGGAGACCGGGGCGCCGGAGTGGCCGCACCTCGTCGCGTTCCTGGGGGACCAGGTGTACGCCGACGAGACGTCCGAGGAGATGCGCGCCTACATCGCGTCGCGGCGCAGCCTCGACGAGCCGCCGTATGCCGAGCTCAAGGACTTTCGCGAGTACGCGCACCTCTACCGGCTGGCGTGGTCCGACCCGCTGAACCGGTGGCTGCTCTCGACGCTGCCGAGCGTCATGATCTTCGACGACCACGACATCCGCGACGACTGGAACACCTCGATCGACTGGCTCCACGAGATCCGAGCCACCCCGTGGTGGCACGAGCGCATCGTGGGGGGTCTCGCGTCCTACTGGGTCTACCAGCACGCGGGCAACCTCTCGCCACAGGACCTCGCGGAGGACGAGGTCTGGCAGCACCTCCAGTCCCGGCTCGCCGCAGAGCCCGAGCGCGAGCCGGACCTCACCGAGTACCTCGACACCTTCGCTGCACGGGCGGACGCCCACCCGGACAGCTACCGCTGGAGCTACGCGCGTGACCTGGGTGAGTCGCGGCTGGTCGTCATCGACTCGCGGGCCTCGCGGGTGCTGACCCCCGACCGCCGCTCGATGCTCGACGACGCCGAGCTGGCGTGGCTCGACGACCACCTGCGGGGCGGCTTCGACCACCTGCTCGTAGCCACTTCGCTGCCGTTCCTCATCGCCCCCGGCATCCACGACCTCGAAGCGATCGACGAGGCGATGGCCGAGGGCGCGTGGGGGCGTGCGGTGGGGAGCCTCGGGGAACGGATGCGCAGGGCCCTCGACCTCGAGCACTGGGCGGCGTTCCAGGACGGTTTCCTGCAGGTGCTCGACCTGGTCGTCGAGGTGGCCACCGGGACGCGCGGTCCCGCGCCCGGAACCATCACCTTCCTGTCAGGCGACGTCCACAACTCCTACGTGACCAGCCTCGACCCGGGCAGCCTGCCCGGCGGCAGCAGCCGAGTCCTGCAGGCGGTGTGCTCGCCGATCCGCAACCCACTGCCGCGGACGGCACGGGTAGCCCAGGCCGTGTCGGCTCGCTGGCTCGCGCGGCCGCTGCGGAGCCTGGCGCGCCGCTCGACCAAGGTGCCCGTCCCGGCATACCCCTGGTCGGTGGTCGAGGGCCCGTGGTTCGAGAACACGCTCGCGACGGTCGAGATCCGCGGTCGCGGGCTGGTGATTCGCTGGGACGCCGGGCAGGTCCGCGGGGAGCAGTACGACGCTCCAACCCTCGAGCAGGTTGCCCGCGTCGTCGTCAGCTGA
- a CDS encoding ABC transporter ATP-binding protein, translating into MTATPVTRVDPSDPRPGQPAIAARVIGLTKVYGKGETQVRALDGVSLDIARGEFTAVMGPSGSGKSTMMHCAAGLDAATSGQVLIGDVDLTALKDKALTTLRRDRLGFVFQSFNLIPTLNARENIVLPLAIAGREPDPEWFDLVIDTVGLRDRLTHRPSELSGGQQQRVACARALVTRPEIVFADEPTGNLDSTSGAEVLGFLRRSVDEFGQTVVMVTHDPVAASHTDRVVFLADGRVVDEMREPTAERILERMAEVSARPRQARG; encoded by the coding sequence ATGACCGCAACCCCTGTGACCCGAGTCGATCCGTCCGACCCACGACCCGGTCAGCCAGCCATCGCAGCTCGGGTCATCGGCCTGACCAAGGTCTACGGCAAGGGCGAGACGCAGGTGCGGGCCCTCGACGGCGTGAGCCTCGACATCGCCCGCGGTGAGTTCACCGCGGTCATGGGACCGTCGGGCTCGGGCAAGTCGACGATGATGCACTGCGCGGCCGGTCTCGACGCGGCGACAAGCGGCCAGGTGCTGATCGGGGACGTCGACCTCACCGCGTTGAAGGACAAGGCCTTGACGACGTTGCGCCGCGACCGGCTCGGGTTCGTCTTCCAGTCGTTCAACCTCATCCCGACCCTCAACGCCCGCGAGAACATCGTGCTTCCCCTCGCCATCGCCGGGCGCGAGCCTGACCCGGAGTGGTTCGACCTCGTCATCGACACGGTCGGCCTGCGCGACCGCCTGACCCACCGGCCGAGCGAGCTGTCCGGTGGCCAGCAGCAGCGCGTGGCATGTGCGCGGGCCCTCGTGACCCGGCCCGAGATCGTCTTCGCCGACGAGCCGACCGGCAACCTCGACTCGACCTCGGGCGCGGAGGTGCTGGGCTTCCTGCGCCGCAGCGTCGACGAGTTCGGGCAGACCGTCGTGATGGTCACGCACGACCCGGTGGCGGCCTCCCACACCGACCGGGTGGTCTTCCTCGCCGACGGCCGAGTCGTCGACGAGATGCGCGAGCCGACCGCCGAGCGGATCCTCGAGCGAATGGCCGAGGTCTCCGCCCGCCCGCGCCAGGCGCGGGGCTGA